In Stieleria varia, one genomic interval encodes:
- a CDS encoding sulfatase, whose amino-acid sequence MPAHLSLFRPAAFLAFLVLGSLATNTTVVHAAPPNVLFLICDDLNCDIGCYGHPQVKTPNIDRLAARGVRFESAHCQYPLCGPSRASFMTGLYPDQTRIKKNAIYVREHLPNVKTLSEAFRDAGYFATRIGKIYHYNVPKHIGTSGHDDPYSWNDTFNPRGRDVDDEDQIFSLVPGTFGGTLSWLAAEGTDAEQTDGIAAAEAARRLNKHASDKHPFFLAVGLYRPHTPYVAPKDYFAQYPLDQIKIPSVPDGYDETIPKPALQSIRRKRDQVNLKPELAAQAIQAYYASITFADAQLGLILDALDESGLADNTIVLFTSDHGYHMGEHGHYQKTTLFENATHVPLIISAPGIPGGTVAKTMAEMVDFYPTLTQLAGVDAPNDLSGRSLVPALQNPETMVRDSALSHFSQSAPGYSIRTAKYRYTFWGDDGSAGEELYELSTDSDEMHNLAGETKWDSVRSELKQLLRQRIIDAQKIPRGVNVFDVQRTKLSPQ is encoded by the coding sequence ATGCCAGCCCACCTCTCTCTATTCCGCCCTGCCGCCTTTTTGGCTTTTCTGGTTCTTGGATCGCTGGCCACCAACACGACGGTGGTCCACGCTGCCCCACCAAACGTCCTCTTTCTGATCTGCGATGACTTGAACTGTGACATCGGTTGTTACGGTCACCCTCAAGTCAAAACGCCCAATATCGATCGTCTCGCGGCACGCGGCGTTCGTTTCGAATCGGCTCACTGTCAGTACCCTCTCTGTGGTCCGAGCAGAGCCTCCTTCATGACGGGGCTCTATCCCGACCAAACCAGAATCAAGAAAAACGCGATCTATGTGCGTGAGCATCTGCCCAACGTAAAGACACTGTCCGAAGCATTTCGTGACGCAGGCTACTTTGCGACTCGCATCGGCAAGATCTATCACTACAACGTTCCCAAACACATCGGCACCAGCGGTCACGATGATCCCTATTCCTGGAACGACACTTTCAACCCTCGCGGACGCGATGTGGATGACGAAGACCAAATCTTTTCATTGGTGCCCGGTACTTTCGGGGGCACACTCAGTTGGCTCGCTGCAGAAGGTACCGACGCTGAGCAGACCGACGGGATCGCTGCCGCCGAAGCCGCTCGGCGTCTGAACAAACATGCAAGCGACAAACACCCCTTTTTTTTAGCCGTCGGTCTCTATCGCCCCCACACGCCATACGTCGCACCCAAGGATTACTTTGCCCAATACCCTCTGGACCAGATCAAAATACCGTCCGTGCCGGATGGCTATGACGAAACGATCCCCAAGCCGGCATTGCAATCGATCCGTCGCAAACGCGATCAAGTGAACTTGAAACCAGAACTCGCAGCGCAAGCCATTCAGGCTTACTACGCCTCCATCACCTTTGCCGACGCTCAACTCGGTTTGATTCTCGACGCGCTCGACGAGTCCGGCTTGGCAGACAACACCATCGTCCTGTTCACCTCGGACCACGGTTATCACATGGGTGAACACGGCCACTATCAAAAAACAACACTGTTTGAAAATGCCACCCATGTGCCGCTGATCATCTCAGCACCGGGGATCCCCGGCGGCACGGTCGCCAAGACGATGGCAGAAATGGTGGACTTCTATCCGACACTCACTCAATTGGCCGGCGTTGACGCGCCAAACGATCTGTCTGGCCGCAGCCTGGTTCCTGCCCTGCAGAACCCCGAGACGATGGTACGCGACTCAGCCCTCAGCCATTTCAGCCAATCGGCTCCCGGATACAGCATTCGGACTGCAAAGTATCGATACACATTCTGGGGCGATGACGGCTCAGCCGGTGAGGAACTCTACGAACTGAGCACGGATTCGGACGAAATGCACAACTTGGCCGGCGAGACAAAATGGGACTCAGTCAGAAGCGAACTCAAGCAATTGCTTCGTCAGCGAATCATTGATGCACAGAAGATCCCTCGTGGCGTCAATGTATTCGACGTCCAAAGGACCAAGCTCTCACCGCAATGA